From Populus trichocarpa isolate Nisqually-1 chromosome 19, P.trichocarpa_v4.1, whole genome shotgun sequence, a single genomic window includes:
- the LOC18109964 gene encoding uncharacterized protein LOC18109964, whose amino-acid sequence MEEIRRAAGAYYENLPDEEKRNARFSFNEMDKNKDGKINLDEYVAYLKKDNNTVLPSLFTELDKDGNGTLDFDEAIVLYYIMQSGRAIICQSCKTFLAGAYFTCSQCFFNDDDSVSTFDVCCDCYGGKKFRHNDGHIFCDNYTLLCRSRSATQAAPIQKRTKVLNILKKGLQVAGITSSDLEGISTDIGDGIGDGEGSSKSNCSIM is encoded by the exons ATGGAGGAGATTCGCCGGGCTGCTGGAGCTTATTATGAGAATCTGCCCGatgaggagaagagaaatgccAGATTTTCTTTCAATGAAATGGACAAAAACAAAGACGGGAAAATTAACCTAGATGAATACGTGGCGTACCTCAAGAAAGATAACAACACGGTTCTTCCAAGCTTGTTTACAGAGCTGGACAAGGACGGCAATGGAACCTTGGATTTTGATGAAGCAATCGTCTTGTACTACATCATGCAGAGTGGAAGGGCTATAATTTGCCAGTCTTGTAAGACGTTCTTGGCAGGAGCATACTTCACTTGCTCTCAGTGTTTCTTCAATGATGATGATTCAGTTAGCACCTTTGATGTTTGTTGTGATTGTTATGGTGGTAAAAAGTTCAGACACAACGATGGGCACATCTTCTGCGATAACTATACTTTACTTTGTCGAAGCAGGAGCGCGACACAAGCGGCCCCCattcag AAGCGAACCAAGGTGCTTAACATCCTTAAAAAGGGACTGCAAGTTGCAGGCATAACTAGTAGTGATCTTGAAGGCATAAGTactgatattggtgatggtatTGGTGATGGTGAAGGTTCATCAAAATCTAACTGTAGCATTATGTGA